Part of the Verrucomicrobiota bacterium genome, CAGACCTTGAATCCGTTTTGGGGAACCTTTCGAACCACAACTGGTCAACAGAAAGCATTTTGAAAATCGACTCTCAAATCGAAGTGCTCAAGACCAAGGACGGTTTACTTGTCTTTCCCGAAGGACTTCGGGGAACCGCAGAACCAATTCGTGTGGTATACACGATGACCAGCCCACCACGTCGTAGGATTAACATCACTGAGTGAGAAGTCAGGGTTTCGTTCTTCCGGCTCCATCTTATGCAAATAAGGGGGACTGACCTAACCTACTTACCGGTTTCTCTCCGAAACTCTCCTCCCTTACATCATCCTACTTTTTCTCGAGCACCTTTTCGTAGAAAGCCAAAAGGCGTTTCACCGCTACCCGAACGTCCCATTGATCTGAAGATTGTCTTGCAGCGTTTCCGAGCGATTCCCTCAGATCGCTATTTTGCAAAATGCGGACGGTGGCGTCAGTGAGAGCTTTCTCATCCCCAACAGGAACCTGTAGCCCATTTTTCCCGTCTTGAATCGCTTCAGGAACCAGTCCAACCGGAGTCGTCACGATTGCCCGCGATAACCGCATCGCCTCGAGTAATGTAATCGGTCCTCCTTCGTAGTGGGATGCGATGGCGAAGACATCAGCCATTGCGATCCAGGGCCGAACGTCTTTCTGAAATCCTACGAGGTGAATTCTACTCTCTAATCCGCTAGCCTTCCGAAGCTTCTCTATTCTCTCCCTGTCCGGGCCTTCCCCAACGATCACCAGATGCGCTTGAAGCTCATCCGGAATCTTCGCGAAAGCCTGCACAAGCGTATCAAGACCTTTTTGCGGAGCAAGACGTCCAGCAGTTACAACTATTCTCGCATTTGACGGAACTCCCAACTCCTGCCGGGCAGCTTCAACTGCTGCATCCGAAGGTTCCTCGAATTCATCGAAAGGGATCCCGTAGAAAAAGGTTTCCAGCGTTTCCTGAGGAACTTTCCGCTCCTCTATCATGAACCGGGCTACCGCGGAAGAAATCGCTAGAGAGGAATCCGTCCATCGACTCAACACCCGATCCGCAATACGCTGCACGAAAGGCTGCGAGGGAAAGACCACGTGCTCGTGGACAATGTTGGGGATTTTCAACCGCCTTGACGCGATCCGACCAAAGTTGGTCGAAGCGTATCCATGAAGATGAAGGAGGTCGGCGTTCCAACCTCTCGCCTCTCGGCAAATGACTCCTATTGTCCGAGGGTCGAATTTACCCACAGATACAAACTGAAGATCAATTCCTCTGGCTGCGAAAAATTCCGCCGCTTCTTCTTCCCTTCCCCGGAGGCTTAGAATGCGAAAGCACACCTTGGTCGGGTCAGAATTTGACGCCCACCATTCCAAGGCCCTTGAGATCCCGTGAATTCCCGATCCGTCGACACTCAGTTTGTCGATAACGTGAAGAGCTCTGATCATCCTCTCTTCAAAACACGGTTGACAATACCGGCGATCAAAGCCCGTTCCTGTTTCCCCAGCAGAAAAAACCAGATGATGGGAAGGAAAACGACGATAAGCCCTGCGCCAAAAAGCATTCCTTGATGGTTGTCTGGCAGGAAGACCATCAAAATCAAAACACCAATCGTGATTCCGAAACAGACTACGAGTCGAGAGCCGTATTGAGAGGTTCCCGGCATGCGTCGCTGCGCCAGCCAGAGCATGATTCCAAACTCAAGGACACCGCGAGCCGTCCACGCAATCGCTGCGCCGACTACCCCTCCAAGACT contains:
- a CDS encoding glycosyltransferase, translated to MIRALHVIDKLSVDGSGIHGISRALEWWASNSDPTKVCFRILSLRGREEEAAEFFAARGIDLQFVSVGKFDPRTIGVICREARGWNADLLHLHGYASTNFGRIASRRLKIPNIVHEHVVFPSQPFVQRIADRVLSRWTDSSLAISSAVARFMIEERKVPQETLETFFYGIPFDEFEEPSDAAVEAARQELGVPSNARIVVTAGRLAPQKGLDTLVQAFAKIPDELQAHLVIVGEGPDRERIEKLRKASGLESRIHLVGFQKDVRPWIAMADVFAIASHYEGGPITLLEAMRLSRAIVTTPVGLVPEAIQDGKNGLQVPVGDEKALTDATVRILQNSDLRESLGNAARQSSDQWDVRVAVKRLLAFYEKVLEKK